A window from Rhizosphaericola mali encodes these proteins:
- a CDS encoding sensor histidine kinase, with protein MYYQYILPQKSMTEVSQDVMSWAEKRKAEIESLKVVDNFRRDFMQNLSHEIKTPIFAIQGYVDMLLEDDVLDDEEEARRLLKKVHKNIERMTHILSDIDEIEHLENGTQNLNISKFVIQELIFETFDSLSIQTVKKNIQTILKKGCEYPIAVYADKEKIRQVLINLVINAAKYGKENGHIVASVYKLDEERVLVEISDDGIGIAEDHVPRVFERFYRTDKARTRKVGGSGLGLAICKHILEAHGESIHLRSKLGVGSTFGFTLPTTNK; from the coding sequence ATGTATTACCAATATATTTTACCTCAAAAAAGCATGACCGAGGTCAGCCAAGATGTGATGAGCTGGGCCGAAAAAAGAAAAGCCGAAATTGAATCTTTAAAAGTTGTCGATAATTTTCGTAGAGATTTTATGCAAAATCTATCTCACGAAATCAAAACGCCCATTTTTGCTATTCAGGGTTATGTTGATATGCTTTTGGAAGATGATGTATTGGATGATGAAGAAGAAGCAAGAAGATTATTGAAAAAAGTACATAAAAACATTGAACGGATGACGCATATTTTGTCAGATATTGACGAAATTGAACATCTGGAAAATGGTACCCAAAATTTGAATATTTCTAAATTTGTCATTCAAGAATTAATTTTTGAAACTTTTGATAGTTTATCCATTCAAACCGTCAAAAAGAATATACAAACTATCCTAAAAAAAGGATGCGAATATCCTATTGCGGTATATGCCGATAAGGAAAAGATCAGACAAGTCTTAATAAATTTAGTAATTAATGCCGCAAAATATGGCAAAGAAAATGGCCATATAGTTGCCAGCGTGTACAAATTAGATGAAGAGAGAGTTCTTGTGGAAATTAGTGATGATGGTATCGGAATTGCGGAAGATCATGTACCACGCGTATTTGAAAGATTTTATAGAACCGACAAAGCACGTACGCGAAAAGTAGGAGGTAGTGGTTTGGGGTTAGCGATTTGCAAGCATATTTTGGAAGCACATGGCGAGTCCATCCATTTGAGAAGTAAATTAGGCGTTGGTTCGACTTTTGGATTTACATTGCCAACAACGAATAAATAA
- a CDS encoding BamA/TamA family outer membrane protein, with translation MLLFSACSVYNNTSVKNYPVDTPFVFDNKIVLDGSHLSGDENAQMNLDLPNYWSDSANANRFRRYMFLYRINNPPKFDTSNITKSKKYMKGYLQTKGYFQPIITDTFYFDSTSFPGQDRTFIQVNINPNKPTIIDSVHYNLPDSSILKVIEQKTKMPNIVVGKTHFSNAPVSNELDRIIKLYRNNGYYRLQKQDLIAVVDTNDITLLKMTIDPFEQAMLLAQSASSRKNYLKASVDFTKRMSIDSLKYESSKEAFVKYKIGRVYIFPETSVTDIPDTVMKHGRDFDSIFRTRNRMINIYSNEQKFKPRPILEHLFTHPGDIYSDSMYLKTINNISNIGAWQSVDSRAITIQDSTLDLFYFLVPNIKQSMSYDFEVSRNTGDYITSSFGSNFLGLAVNVTHKNRNTWHRAIQSSTSLRNGVELNLANSNGYSSILQTIQSSITQSYVFPKFITPFRIRDRTSDGIKSVLNVTGSYQDRRDYFKLKSIVANWGYEWRSKNITWQYRPLNIELYSLDTLTYLYQALVNSPYIRNAFNTGAVVSQQLNMAIAYSDKNHPQNANYVSVGFEESGTLLGRFKPLKGNIYQYVKLQAEYRKQVNFHKTQLAFRAMAGVAFNYNGDGKFGGTLPFYKQFFGGGPNSMRAWGLRQIGLGSSLLSDTSSTFRDRYGDMQMEVNAEYRYPIFVVGSMKVKGAMFVDAGNVWDVRTNTSNPQGVFNINNLGHDIAIGVGTGLRLDFDYFLIRLDLGIKVKDPARDENGGWMDFSKFSWRNKEYTIINPITNQQVYRNNYALQLGIGLPF, from the coding sequence TTGCTATTATTTTCTGCTTGCTCCGTGTATAATAATACGAGTGTAAAAAATTATCCAGTTGATACGCCGTTTGTGTTTGATAATAAGATTGTATTAGATGGTTCGCATCTGAGCGGAGATGAAAACGCACAGATGAATTTAGATCTTCCAAACTATTGGTCTGATAGTGCTAACGCCAACCGATTTAGGCGATATATGTTTTTGTATCGTATCAATAATCCCCCAAAGTTTGACACGTCCAATATTACGAAGTCGAAAAAATATATGAAAGGCTATCTACAAACGAAAGGCTATTTTCAACCAATTATAACGGATACCTTTTATTTTGATTCGACGTCTTTTCCGGGTCAAGATCGTACTTTTATTCAGGTCAATATTAATCCTAACAAACCAACGATTATAGATTCCGTTCATTATAATCTGCCAGATAGTTCGATCCTAAAAGTTATTGAGCAAAAGACAAAAATGCCTAATATCGTCGTCGGCAAAACGCATTTTTCCAACGCTCCTGTCTCAAATGAATTGGACAGAATTATCAAATTATATCGCAATAATGGTTATTACAGATTGCAAAAGCAAGATTTGATTGCGGTTGTGGATACAAACGATATCACCCTTCTTAAGATGACGATTGATCCATTCGAACAAGCAATGTTATTGGCTCAATCAGCTTCTAGTAGGAAGAATTATTTAAAAGCATCCGTGGATTTTACCAAACGTATGTCCATTGATTCATTGAAATATGAAAGTTCGAAAGAAGCATTTGTAAAATATAAAATTGGCCGTGTATACATTTTTCCAGAAACTAGTGTAACGGATATTCCGGATACGGTGATGAAGCATGGACGTGATTTTGATTCAATATTTCGTACGCGCAATCGTATGATTAATATTTATTCAAATGAACAAAAATTCAAACCTAGACCTATCTTAGAGCATTTATTTACCCATCCAGGAGATATATACAGTGACAGTATGTATCTTAAAACTATCAATAATATTTCCAATATAGGCGCTTGGCAATCTGTTGATTCCCGTGCTATTACGATACAAGATTCTACACTTGATTTATTTTATTTTTTGGTTCCCAACATTAAACAAAGTATGTCTTATGACTTTGAGGTAAGTAGAAATACTGGAGATTATATTACCTCTAGTTTTGGTTCCAATTTCTTGGGTTTAGCTGTAAATGTCACCCATAAAAATCGCAATACCTGGCATCGAGCCATTCAATCTTCTACGTCTTTGCGTAATGGGGTAGAGCTAAATTTAGCTAATTCTAATGGCTACAGTAGTATTTTGCAAACTATTCAAAGTTCCATAACACAATCTTATGTCTTCCCTAAATTCATCACGCCTTTCAGAATTCGAGATCGTACTTCTGATGGTATTAAAAGTGTTTTAAATGTTACTGGTTCTTACCAAGATAGAAGAGATTACTTTAAATTAAAATCAATAGTAGCCAATTGGGGCTATGAATGGAGATCTAAGAATATCACTTGGCAATATCGGCCATTGAATATTGAATTGTACTCTTTAGATACATTGACCTATTTGTACCAAGCTTTAGTAAATAGTCCATATATCCGGAATGCTTTTAATACTGGTGCTGTTGTAAGCCAACAATTAAATATGGCTATTGCATATTCAGATAAAAATCATCCTCAAAATGCCAATTATGTAAGTGTTGGTTTCGAAGAGTCAGGTACTCTATTAGGCCGTTTTAAACCATTAAAGGGAAATATTTACCAATATGTAAAATTGCAAGCAGAGTACCGCAAACAAGTAAATTTCCATAAAACACAATTGGCATTTCGTGCCATGGCTGGTGTTGCATTCAATTACAATGGAGATGGAAAATTTGGAGGTACATTACCTTTTTATAAGCAATTTTTTGGAGGAGGACCCAATAGTATGCGAGCATGGGGATTACGACAGATTGGTTTGGGCTCCTCTTTGTTAAGTGATACATCCAGTACATTTAGAGACCGCTACGGTGATATGCAAATGGAAGTAAATGCAGAATATCGCTATCCAATATTTGTTGTGGGAAGTATGAAAGTTAAAGGAGCTATGTTTGTGGACGCTGGTAACGTTTGGGATGTGCGTACAAATACAAGTAACCCGCAAGGTGTATTCAATATCAATAACTTAGGTCATGATATTGCTATTGGTGTAGGTACTGGGTTACGTTTGGATTTTGATTATTTCTTAATCCGTTTAGATTTGGGTATTAAAGTAAAAGATCCTGCACGAGACGAAAATGGAGGGTGGATGGATTTCAGTAAATTCTCTTGGAGAAATAAAGAATATACCATCATTAATCCCATCACCAATCAACAAGTCTATCGCAATAACTATGCACTACAATTAGGAATTGGATTACCTTTCTAA
- a CDS encoding TrmH family RNA methyltransferase codes for MTKNEIKHIQSLADKKIRSQENVFIVEGIKLLAELLTSNFIIQKVYTTDDAWIENNPLIPSELIAEFEMKKISQLKTASPYFAIVTAPIKLDKLPFQERALILDGIQDPGNLGTIIRIADWFGIAHIIASNDTADCYNSKVIQATMGGIFRINIHYVDLLDYLPNVKIPILGALLHGENINKITKITDAQLIIGNESKGIRSAIQPFIQKAITIPQYGKAESLNAAVATGILVAQIFTYPEVH; via the coding sequence ATGACCAAGAACGAAATAAAACATATTCAATCACTTGCAGACAAGAAAATAAGAAGTCAGGAGAATGTTTTTATTGTCGAAGGTATTAAGCTATTGGCTGAACTATTAACTTCTAATTTCATCATTCAAAAAGTTTACACTACGGATGATGCATGGATAGAAAATAATCCATTAATACCAAGTGAATTAATTGCAGAATTTGAAATGAAAAAAATCAGCCAATTAAAAACGGCATCTCCCTATTTTGCTATTGTAACAGCTCCCATAAAATTAGATAAACTTCCATTTCAAGAACGTGCTTTGATTTTGGATGGAATTCAAGATCCTGGTAATCTTGGAACTATCATTCGCATAGCTGATTGGTTTGGAATTGCGCATATAATTGCTTCTAATGATACGGCAGATTGTTATAATTCTAAAGTTATTCAAGCTACAATGGGCGGAATTTTTCGAATAAATATTCATTACGTCGATTTATTAGATTATTTGCCTAACGTAAAAATACCTATTTTGGGTGCTTTATTACATGGTGAAAATATAAACAAAATTACCAAAATTACTGATGCTCAATTAATTATCGGAAATGAATCGAAAGGAATACGATCTGCAATCCAGCCATTTATCCAAAAAGCGATAACAATTCCTCAATATGGTAAAGCAGAGTCTTTAAATGCAGCTGTAGCAACCGGTATTTTGGTCGCACAGATTTTTACATATCCTGAGGTTCATTAA
- a CDS encoding exodeoxyribonuclease V subunit gamma, whose protein sequence is MGLTFQISNSIQSLSENLTDHLKNSKRSLFTPDVIVAQTEGMHIWLKEQIAQKNGIASNLKFLQPNNVILLVYKLLGGKFKKDLSRDNLIWILFQLLKENKFSIQYPDQANYIGKSPTDEHYKRIGLATKVADLFDQYQIYRPKIIEAWNQPFDGDYIMDWQEYLWRRAKVLTQSKVPDKTEITRFIKEKLEENDEQTIQNLKDNLPDIYLFGLSIITKFHIEIFEKLSEKIGIHYFLVNPAPEYYWTEDKNEKAVSKWKLQHNKLNTEDIYLIGNDLLTSWGKVTSTTLRLLYQNDMIFNIEDVTAIEPNTDTLLHAVQNDIYHNQIIFPAKYDPNYFQDQSLTIHAHYTIAREVEGLYQYLIHIIQNTRKPIHAREIAIFVTDIDAYAPYIQAIFENGPIKFRFKIADTEVVAGDSIFNTLQKILELNTINFTSENVLQIIESKYVIKMFGFTDLDKIRAAVKAANIRFGIQGNKEDETYLVSWLYGLKRMMYGICMSGETLYQDVFNENFYPIDLIEGYDSQNLISFIYFIDLLIKNIQSRKYARNLITWNAFVLETVHNFIYFPGEEMDEDYQLLEKKNKELNEEDTIYTEEINFEIFAYNFIETLQHTRRNALFLKDGITFCSLIPMRSIPFKIIGMLGMDGDHFPRKEQNLSFNKMLYPRELGDRDVKENDKNLFLETLMSAQSNLYISYIGKSIKDNKDINPSVLIDELINYLQKRAPKEIKVKAQIVYQHPLYANSEKYNRKNDNGLYFYNYRLANLEGLASSLKINDAPINHQNVEEDKELQMIDLVRFFQDAPKTYYNKVLGIYYNEAIDVLPEEEIFHLDKLQTIQIEDTILQSGKEKEILVNELKLKGVLPLKNPGLLTFQSIEQELQPLLLKFNTLTKNESNIKNEFSFKLLNYNIKCNLINIFNDELIIISKSNKAIDEKNLIYAYILNLITLYNELNISINIIGKNIFLKSIKKHISKEEAKKRLENLLHLFKKGEERLLPYSTTLILKGKQYIELVEKNNGKNLIRMISKDTHSYASQYLEMAYKDGLENNPTLDEDWKEYHDQLIIPMQEAFEEINEPQDM, encoded by the coding sequence ATGGGACTTACTTTTCAGATTTCAAATTCAATTCAATCCTTATCCGAAAACCTTACGGATCACCTTAAAAATAGTAAGCGTAGCCTATTTACGCCTGATGTAATTGTAGCCCAAACAGAAGGAATGCATATTTGGTTAAAAGAACAAATTGCACAAAAAAATGGTATTGCTTCTAACTTAAAATTTTTACAACCTAATAATGTTATATTATTGGTTTACAAGTTACTAGGAGGCAAGTTTAAAAAAGATTTGAGCCGTGATAATCTTATTTGGATATTGTTTCAGTTATTGAAGGAAAATAAATTTTCAATTCAATATCCCGATCAAGCTAATTATATAGGAAAAAGCCCAACAGATGAACATTACAAAAGAATTGGATTAGCAACCAAGGTGGCTGATTTATTTGATCAATATCAAATCTATCGTCCTAAAATAATAGAAGCATGGAATCAGCCTTTTGATGGTGATTATATAATGGATTGGCAAGAATATTTGTGGCGTAGAGCAAAAGTATTGACTCAATCTAAAGTTCCTGACAAAACAGAAATTACCCGTTTTATCAAGGAAAAATTAGAGGAAAATGACGAACAAACAATCCAAAACCTAAAGGACAATCTTCCTGATATTTATTTGTTTGGATTATCAATCATAACCAAATTTCATATTGAAATATTTGAAAAATTGTCTGAAAAAATTGGCATTCATTATTTCTTAGTCAATCCTGCACCTGAATATTACTGGACAGAAGATAAAAATGAAAAAGCTGTTAGTAAATGGAAACTCCAACATAATAAATTAAATACAGAGGATATATATCTTATTGGAAATGATTTACTAACAAGTTGGGGGAAAGTCACAAGTACGACACTTCGATTATTGTATCAAAATGATATGATCTTTAATATAGAAGATGTTACTGCGATAGAACCGAACACAGATACACTTTTGCACGCTGTACAAAATGACATTTACCATAATCAAATAATATTTCCGGCAAAATATGATCCCAATTATTTCCAAGATCAATCCTTAACAATTCACGCGCATTACACTATTGCGCGGGAGGTAGAAGGTTTATATCAATATTTAATACATATTATTCAAAATACAAGGAAGCCAATACATGCACGCGAAATTGCGATTTTTGTAACAGATATAGATGCTTACGCTCCTTATATTCAAGCAATATTTGAAAATGGTCCGATAAAATTTAGATTTAAAATAGCAGATACAGAAGTTGTAGCTGGCGATTCAATCTTCAATACTTTACAGAAAATATTAGAATTAAATACCATCAATTTTACATCAGAAAATGTATTACAAATTATAGAGTCTAAATATGTAATAAAAATGTTTGGCTTTACTGATTTGGATAAAATACGCGCTGCTGTTAAAGCAGCGAATATTCGATTTGGAATTCAGGGTAATAAAGAAGACGAAACCTATTTAGTGAGTTGGTTGTATGGATTAAAGCGTATGATGTACGGTATTTGTATGAGTGGAGAAACTCTATATCAAGACGTTTTCAATGAAAATTTTTATCCAATTGATCTTATAGAAGGCTATGATAGTCAAAATCTTATATCATTTATTTATTTTATTGATTTATTAATTAAAAATATTCAATCCAGGAAATATGCAAGGAATTTAATAACCTGGAATGCTTTTGTTTTAGAAACTGTACACAATTTTATTTATTTTCCAGGTGAGGAAATGGATGAAGATTATCAGTTATTAGAGAAGAAAAACAAGGAATTAAACGAAGAAGATACAATCTATACGGAAGAAATTAATTTTGAAATATTTGCCTATAATTTTATTGAAACACTACAACACACCAGACGAAATGCTCTATTCTTAAAAGATGGTATTACTTTTTGTTCATTAATACCTATGCGTAGTATTCCTTTCAAAATAATTGGTATGCTTGGTATGGATGGTGATCATTTTCCGAGAAAAGAACAAAATTTGAGTTTTAATAAAATGCTCTATCCTCGAGAGTTGGGAGATCGTGATGTAAAAGAAAATGATAAAAATCTATTTTTGGAAACGTTAATGTCAGCTCAATCAAATCTATATATAAGCTACATCGGTAAATCAATAAAAGATAACAAAGATATTAATCCTTCTGTTCTGATAGATGAACTGATCAATTATCTTCAAAAGAGGGCACCTAAGGAAATCAAAGTAAAAGCGCAAATCGTATATCAACATCCATTATATGCAAATAGTGAAAAATATAATCGTAAAAATGATAATGGGTTATATTTTTATAATTACCGTTTAGCGAATTTAGAAGGTCTTGCATCCTCATTAAAAATAAATGATGCTCCTATTAATCATCAAAATGTTGAGGAGGACAAAGAACTTCAAATGATTGATTTAGTTCGCTTCTTTCAAGATGCTCCCAAAACCTATTACAACAAAGTTTTGGGTATTTACTATAATGAGGCTATTGATGTATTACCAGAAGAAGAAATCTTTCATTTGGACAAATTACAAACAATTCAGATTGAAGATACCATCTTACAAAGTGGAAAAGAAAAAGAGATACTCGTAAATGAATTAAAATTAAAGGGAGTTCTACCTCTTAAAAATCCAGGGCTTTTAACGTTTCAATCAATTGAGCAAGAATTACAACCTTTGCTATTAAAATTTAATACTTTAACTAAAAATGAGTCAAATATTAAAAATGAATTTTCATTTAAATTATTGAATTACAATATAAAATGTAATTTAATTAATATTTTTAATGATGAATTAATCATTATTTCAAAATCTAATAAAGCAATTGACGAAAAGAATTTAATTTATGCTTATATTTTAAATTTAATTACATTATATAATGAACTGAATATCAGTATAAATATAATAGGAAAAAATATATTTTTGAAATCGATAAAAAAACATATTTCCAAAGAAGAAGCCAAAAAAAGATTAGAAAATCTTTTGCATTTATTTAAAAAAGGAGAGGAGCGATTGTTGCCTTATTCTACCACATTAATTTTAAAAGGTAAACAGTATATTGAATTAGTAGAGAAAAATAATGGTAAAAATTTGATACGTATGATCTCAAAAGATACACATTCCTATGCTTCCCAATATTTGGAAATGGCATATAAAGATGGTTTGGAAAATAACCCCACACTCGACGAAGATTGGAAAGAATATCACGATCAATTGATCATTCCAATGCAAGAGGCATTTGAAGAAATTAATGAACCTCAGGATATGTAA